A DNA window from Grus americana isolate bGruAme1 chromosome 27, bGruAme1.mat, whole genome shotgun sequence contains the following coding sequences:
- the LOC129196975 gene encoding olfactory receptor 14A16-like: MSNSSSITEFLLLAFADTRELQLLHFWLFLGIYLAALLANGLIITAIACDHHLHTPMYFFLLNLSLLDLGCISTTVPKAMANSLWDTRAISYTGCAAQVFFFFFLISAEFYLLTIMSYDRYVAICQPLHYGTLLGSRACVHMAAAAWGSGFLTAVLHTANIFSIPLCQGNALDQFFCEIPQILKLSCPHYYLREVGLIVFGACLLLLCFLFIVLSYVQIFRAVLRIPSEQGRHKAFSMCLPHLAVVSLFISTSFFAYLKPPSISSPSLDLVVAVLYSVVPPAVNPLIYSMRNQELKEALRKLIQWTLHHQQ; the protein is encoded by the coding sequence atgtccaacagcagctccatcactgagttcctcctcctggcgttcgcagacacacgggagctgcagctcttgcacttctggctcttcctgggcatctacctggctgctctcctggccaatggcctcatcatcactgccatagcctgcgaccaccacctccatacccccatgtacttcttcctcctcaacctctccctccttgacctgggctgcatctccaccactgtccctaaagccatggccaattccctctgggacaccagggccatctcctacacaggatgtgctgctcaggtctttttctttttctttctgatctcagcagaGTTTTATCTTCTCACTATCATGTCttatgaccgctacgttgccatctgccaacccctgcactatgGGACcctgctgggcagcagagcttgtgtccacatggcagcagctgcctggggcagtgggtttctcactgctgtgctgcacacggccaatatattttctataccactctgccagggtaatgccctggaccagttcttctgtgaaatcccccagatcctcaagctctcctgcccacattactacctcagggaagttgggcttatTGTGTTTGGTGCCTGTTTACtcttactgtgttttcttttcattgtgctgtcctatgtgcagatcttcagggccgtgctgaggatcccctctgagcagggacggcacaaagccttttccatgtgcctccctcacctggccgtggtctccctgttcaTCAGCACCTCATtttttgcctacctgaagcccccctccatctcctccccatccctggacctggtggtggcagttctgtactcggtggtgcctccagcagtgaaccccctcatctacagcatgaggaaccaggagctcaaggaggccCTGAGGAAATTAATCCAATGGACCTTGCACCACCAacagtaa